The nucleotide window ACGGCTCTCCCTAACTAAAGACACAGCTCCCCCTAACTAAAGACACTGCTGCCCACTGCTCCCCCTAACTAAAGACACAGCTGCCCACGGCTCTCCCTAACTAAAGACACATCTGCCCACAGCTCTCCTTAACTAAAGAAACAGCTGCCCACGGCTCTCCCCAACTAAAGACACCGCTGCCCACGGCTAGACACAGCTCTCCCTAACTAGACACCGCTGCCCTAACTAAAGAAACCGCTGCCCACAGCTCTCCCTAACTAAAGACACAGCTGCCCATAGCTCCCCCTAACTAAAGACACGGTTGCCCCTAACTAAAGGCACAGCTTCCCACTGCTCTCCCTAACTAAAGACACAGCTGCCCACTGCTCTCCCTAACTAAAGACACAGCTGCCCACTGCTCTCCCTAACTAAAGACAAAGCTGCCCACTGCTCTCCCTAACTAAAGACACAGCTGTCCACGGCTCTCCCTAAATAAAGACACCGCTGTCCACAGTTCTCCCTAAATAAAGACACAACTGCCCACAGCTCTCCCTAAATAAAGACACAACTGCCCACAGCTCTCCCTAACTAAAGACACAACTGTCCACAGCTCTCCCCATCTCTGGTGTTGCAAGTTTAAACTGTTTATTTCTTGCTCTCGCGATAAACTCCGAATTTCTTTAAATTAtctaaaattaatgaaataacccaaatattccaatatttcaaatacagcCTTGGGtatcaaataaataataataaaaaaaaataaaataaaacagaaatttaATTACTAACCAATTCGTATACGCCTAGAAAGTCCATGTCAATCTTGACGAGATGAAGAACGTTTGTCAGATAATTTACATAATCGTAAGGTTCTCTGCTTTTTCTGATAGACTTGGGGAAAACCTACTTTATTGAAAGCAGGTCAATTTGCGATACAATCATATCTAAGTCAAACGCAGCACAcattatatcattatttatatatccaTCATGAACAAATTGAGTATCTCAGAATTTGCAGATAATCGATACTTGCACACTTTTAAATCTTTTGTCACCGTCTTTCATTCAACAAGGCTAGTAAAAAGGTAAATGTGCATCAATCAGTGAATAAACAATCAAAAGCATggcttcaataaaatattttaaaatgcataaattataATGAACCAACTCTAAAAATTAGAcaaacattttcatcttttatatatactagtatagtCAATATCCACAGCATTTATGGGTACATTgctcagtaaaaaaaaattacaacctGAAGCATAATGTACTATTAAATGTCTGATGACGACAAAGACCACACTCCTGATTAATTCAATGGCCTAAcaccaaattattttttttttcgaaataaaAATTACTCAAACATTCGATTGTATGGCATCTTTTAACGATTTTCTTAAAGCACTGAAGGAAGAAGGGGCACTCATAAAATGAATCAATGATTAACATTAATTAGTGCTTCGCACAAATAGCATATAAATAAATACCCATCCTTTAAAATACACTTGTTTCAACACAAGCATATGCAAGACATATGAATAAATCGTTATAAAAAGTGTTCACCACAACATTATCATAGACtcaaattgataaaagaatatTTCAGTACTGATGAATTTTGTCATCCATTCATAAATCTGCTAGGAAGATGATCATTCTTGACAAGACAACGTCAGTACTGGCAAGCAACAGAAAGAAACCACGGTCTCTCCAATGGAGCATACTAGTATAAGATGACATTGATGACGGGGTGAAAAAAGATTTATGAAGCACCTGAGCATCTTGGTGCCTTTCCATGATATGTGCGCACATGTTGTCTTTTTTGGTATATTTAAATAAATCGTCAGTTGCTAAGGAAACGTGTGAAACTCTGCATTAGTGGTTGCTTCCATTTCCAACAAATTCCTCCGCGTGTCGGTTGATGCCACTAAGCACAGAACAGTCACTACTGTCTGACGTCACATTCTGATGCATATCAGCCGACGTTGATGACGTTTTCTTCTCCAGTTTTGCCTTGTAGTCCGTAATCACCACAGTAACATTTCCAACTGTCACAGACATTGTCTCGGCACTGCTCCTGTCAATTCTGGGAGTCGACCTAGAAAACAGGTGTAAAATTAGAAGCACAGTGGGCTATTTTCAGGTTTCAGGAAGTCTTTCGTCTTGACAAGTGGTTGCTGTAGATATATGCAAATGTACACCTTGGTGACTTTTAAATTTATGAAGACTAATGGTACATCAGACAAAATTCCATGTGCCATATCTGATGAATAGCATGTGAATGATGGTCGTATCTACATGTAATAGGCGAGGCATTTATACCGGGAGGTACTAACGTCAACCTCTCACTGTATCAAATACTACTGTACTCGTAGCGCACGCGTCCAAGACTCGCTCTAGTTTACAGAATAGTTGACTTTGATTCTAAATATCACCTTGACATAGATAGACGGAACAGTCTGTTGGAAGCAATCTGTAATACAATCTAACCACTAAATAACAATGTGGTAAATGCTATTTATTTGAGATGAAACGTCCGTATTGGATacatattcataaaagcaacgcTCAATACATTTTGGAAAAATGTGAGACCTATTACAAGCAATTTGTGAAGGGAAAAAATAGTTCACGAAAGCGCAGAGTCATTCTGAAGTGAAAGTCTCTATCTGCCGACCTTTTGTTTGATGCTTAGAGATAAATACCGTCAATGAAAGTACATCTATTTTTACACAAACACTTGTGCTGCCAATCATCGAGTAACATGGCATGGATAGGGAGTGTAAGTTACACACAGACAGAAATGTTGTTAACCCAATACAATTAAAGTCCTACTAACCCTGTATAAACAGAACACTGCTAACCCTATATAAACAGAACACTGCTAACCCTATATAAATAGAACACTGTTAACCCTATATAAATAGAACACTGCTTACTCTATACAAACAGAACATTGCTTACTCTATACAAATAGAACACTGCTTACTCTATACAAATAGAACACTGCTTACTCTATACAAATAAAACACTGCTTACTCTATACAAATAGAACACTGCTAACCCTATACAAATAGAACACTGCTTACCCTATATAAATAGAACACTGTTAACTCTATATAAATAGAACACTGCTTActctatataaatataacactgCTAACCCTGTATAAATATAACACTGTTAACcctatataaatataacactgTTAACCCTATACAAATAGAACACTGCTTACTCTATACATATATAACACTGTTAACCCTATACAAATAGAACACTGCTTACTCTATACAAATAGAACACTGCTAACCCTATACAAATAGAACACTGTTAACCCTATATAAATAGAACACTGTTAACcctatataaatataacactgCTTACTCTATATAAACAGAACACTGCTAACCCTATACAAATAGAACACTGTTAACCCTATATAAATAGAACACTGTTAACCCTATATAAATAGAACACTGCTAACcctatataaatataacactgTTAACTCTATATAAATAGAACACTGTTAACCCTATACAAATAGAACACTGCTTACTCTATACAAATAGAACACTGCTTACTCTATACAGATAGAACACTGCTTATTCTATACAGATAGAACACTGCTTACTCTATACAGATAGAACACTGCTTACTCTATACAGATAGAACACTGCTTACTCTATACAAATAGAACACTGCTTACTCTATACAAATAGAACACTGCTTACTCTATACAATTGGAGCAAGTATACACAATAACACTTCCGTGCCTACCCGGGTTTGAACTCAACACTTGATGAACCAAATCTTTTTGCAGCGTGTGATCAGCTGTCTTGCCTTTAATGACGCCGGAAGTCTCACCATGTTGTCACACACTACACGGTCATATTGAGAATGGATATGGTATACAGTCATTTGATGCAAATTTAAGACGATCATACAAGATACACACTGTAAGGTGTAGTagtgacgcctccatatgagtgaaagattgtcgagagggacgttaaacaatatttaatcaatcaatcaatcatgaaatatttaataaagTATAAAACTTGCAATAAAGCTTACAATGAActcttgaatatatatatatatatatatatatatatatatatatatatatatataatattggttTTATTTACAATGACACACAATGTGTGGGATGAGTTACCTTGACGATTTTTTCGTGGAATGCGAGTGATTTTTCTCCTTTTTGACGATGAAGGTGTTCCCAGTAAGATTGGTGTGGGGTTCTAGACTAAGAGAGTTTGTATTGCTAATTGTTCTCACATCACAGCTGTCATTGGACGACTCGTTCATATAGTCTTCTGATTTGAACGGCCTTTCCTTTTTCTGAGGCGGGGGCACATACTGTTGCGCAACCTGCTGTGCTGCAATCTGAGCATTCAGCCTTGGTTTTCTGCAAAAAAGGGACCATAATAACTTTAATGTAATATGTCTTCCCTAAAAATGAATCTGTTCACtgttaattacatttccttATTAATTACGTTAATAACAACAGAGATCATATATCACAAAACTTTCCCTGAACCACTCccgatattttatttcaacatttacACATTCATATCTAGAACAGTATCACAATACACAGTGGCCTTGGTAATCCGGACACCATTAATctggacgcttcaccttccggacgatttttggTGGGAGCCCAAGTTTCATACGTTGTTTTGCACCATAATCCGGAATTTCACGTTCCGGATCCGGAAGGTCAGGATTTACTAGATAACGTCAAAATAAATTGCGAATTGTAGCATTAATCCCGATGGTAATTTTTTGGAAGGTCAGTCTCGGACAATTTTGGAAAGTGTAAATCGTAAAGAAAACTTGAGCCATGCTATCTGACTAAAATTAGCTACCTGTGTCCTATCAACGCCTCTCTCGGTGGTTGCCTTACCTACGTGCCGATCGACACATTGTATTGTCAATTTTTGAACATCGTATTTGCAATGCATGTATTGTTAGACTGTAAACAAATCTGCGGTATATTATTTAATCGCCTCGATCTACAGATATCAATAGACTGAACACCATGAATATAGTTTATTGAACTGCTATACATATCAGATGTACTCAA belongs to Ostrea edulis chromosome 7, xbOstEdul1.1, whole genome shotgun sequence and includes:
- the LOC125656903 gene encoding RING1 and YY1-binding protein A-like; this encodes MDDRRSSGRAKRQKPIEEGSWDCSVCTFQNPTEAYKCEMCDVRKGTSTRKPRLNAQIAAQQVAQQYVPPPQKKERPFKSEDYMNESSNDSCDVRTISNTNSLSLEPHTNLTGNTFIVKKEKNHSHSTKKSSRSTPRIDRSSAETMSVTVGNVTVVITDYKAKLEKKTSSTSADMHQNVTSDSSDCSVLSGINRHAEEFVGNGSNH